In Paenibacillus protaetiae, the genomic stretch GATTGTCGTCCAGTGGTTCACTCAAATTGCGCTAATGGGCACGTTCTTCCTCATTCCGATGCTGCTTATCCAAGTACAGGGACATACGGCGACAGAATCTGGCGTCATTATGCTTCCTCAAGCGATTGCTTCTGCGATCTTTATGCCAATTGGCGGACGCCTGTTTGACCGGATCGGGGCAAGGCCTCTTCTGGTAATCGGGTTAGGTATTGTTGGCGTCGCTTCATACATGCTGTCCAATATTTCCTCCGCTGACGGACTGTCGCTTATTCTGATCACTTCCGGGCTGTTTGGCGTGGGAATGGGACTTTCCATGATGCCGATGAATACGTACCTGATTCAGGCATCTCCGCCTAGCCTGGTTGGACGCGTAACCTCGCTTACTTCGGCAGCTCAGCAGGTTATGACATCTTTTGCAATTGCAGGCCTCAGCACTTATTTGACTACAAAGATTAAAGATGCTTCTGCGCCGGGGCAGGCGCCTTCCGTAGATGCGTTGTATCATTCCTACGGCGAAACGTTCCTTGTTGTTGCCGGTATTGCCGTTGCAGGCGTATTGCTTGGCTTCCTGTTGCGCAAACCGGTCAGATCGCCGGGCGATGAAGGCCATGTCGCGGAAGCGCCGATGATGATGGGGCACTAGTCGAAACGAAAAAAACCATCTGTTTCTGAGCAACTCAGAAACAGATGGTTTTTTTACACAACTACTCCAATTTCCTTTCTCGGAACGGGGGATAGCAATATAGCTGAACCTTGCCAGATAAAAGGACGGCTACGAATGAATAGACGACTTAGTAATAACGCAAACCGTTGGACAGCCGATCTAATTCGTTCCAATCAAGAACAATAAAACTGCTGCGTTTTTTCGACAGGGTCCCAGAAACAGATAATTTTTGGATAAGCCGGTTAAGATGCCTTGGGGTAGTGCCAATTACAGATGCGATCTCCGGGATATTCTGTGATTGAATTTCTCTGCCGAAGTCATTAGATTGACGCGTCGTTAAAAGATAAATTGCAAATCTTTCTTCGACAGAAGCGAGCAGGTTGATCCTAGAAGCAGATGTACATGTTTGGAGCTTATAGGATAGATGATGCAATAACTCATTTAAGAATCGACAATCGTTAAGTAAACTCTTTTCAACCGTCTGCTTATCGATGAAAATGAAGCAAGTGTCGGCTAAAGCTTTAACTTGCGATTGAATAGGCACTTTTTGAATAATTTCGATATCACCAAATATGGAGAAAGGATAACAGAAGCGGAGCAGCAACGATTTTCCTGTCTCTACGCTTGTTGTTACTTTTGTCTGACCCTTTACTTGCAAGTAAATGCCGTCCAGGTCATCTCCTTCCTGTAAAATCAGCTCGTTTTTCTCATAAGTGCGAAGTTGAAGCGGAATTGAATCAATATCCGAAAACATTCGTTCTAACTGGAATTGGTTACAATAGGATTCGATCTGATCATTTTCAAAAGAAACTTTCATGGTTACCTCCAAATATGGACATCGGTCCTTTTCATTTTAATTCATTTTGTTAAGATTAGAAAAACCGAAGGAGGAGTCGAAATGAAATTCGTATTTGACTTGGATGGAACGATTTGCTTTCAAGGGAAGCCTTTAAGCGAACCCGTCACAGATATACTAGATAAACTGAGAGAAGATGGTCATGAAGTCATTTTCGCTTCCGCCAGACCTATTCGTGATCTATTACCCGTATTGCCGGTACATATGCATCAAGCGCCAATGGTCGGGGGAAATGGCGGCTTCGTATATAAGGACGGCCGTCATATTGCTTCCCATCGCTTGGAAGCTGCTGCAGCGGACCGTATTATTCATTTAATAAAGCAATATGAAGCCGATTATTTGGTCGATAGCTTATGGAATTATGCTTACTCCGGCAATTCGGAGCATCCCATTCGAAAAAATTTAGATCCGGAAAATCGAGCTAAAAATGTTTGTATTGACGATTTAGAAGAGATAGTTAAAGTCGTTATCTTGAACAGCCTGGATCAACAACGTCTCATGAGTGAATTAGAGAAGCTTCCAGTCAAAATGTACAAGCATGGCTCAGAAGAAATCATTGATATAAGTCCTGAAGGGGTTAATAAATGGAGCGGCCTTCAGTTGCTTGGCCTTCAGCCTGGCGAGTACATCGCCTTTGGCAATGATGCTAATGATATACCCATGTTTCAACAAGCGGCACGCTCGATATGTGTCGGTAATCACGCAGAACTCATGGAATATGCAAGTGAACATGTAGAGAGCGAGGAGTCCAAGATCATCCAAAAATTAAACGAGATGATAGCTGAGTTTAGAAATGAGATAAAAGAGGGCTCTCTTAATCGAACTTAATAGCATTAGCGTTAGTTAATGCTAAGACGCAATTCCGCCATCATAGCCTCAGCTTGCTGTGGATCTTCGTTCAGCAGCTTCCTGTATGTCAGCATCCAATTGAGCGTTACAAGCATATGATCGTATTCTTCTTTTTTACGTTC encodes the following:
- a CDS encoding Crp/Fnr family transcriptional regulator, with the translated sequence MKVSFENDQIESYCNQFQLERMFSDIDSIPLQLRTYEKNELILQEGDDLDGIYLQVKGQTKVTTSVETGKSLLLRFCYPFSIFGDIEIIQKVPIQSQVKALADTCFIFIDKQTVEKSLLNDCRFLNELLHHLSYKLQTCTSASRINLLASVEERFAIYLLTTRQSNDFGREIQSQNIPEIASVIGTTPRHLNRLIQKLSVSGTLSKKRSSFIVLDWNELDRLSNGLRYY
- a CDS encoding HAD-IIB family hydrolase; amino-acid sequence: MKFVFDLDGTICFQGKPLSEPVTDILDKLREDGHEVIFASARPIRDLLPVLPVHMHQAPMVGGNGGFVYKDGRHIASHRLEAAAADRIIHLIKQYEADYLVDSLWNYAYSGNSEHPIRKNLDPENRAKNVCIDDLEEIVKVVILNSLDQQRLMSELEKLPVKMYKHGSEEIIDISPEGVNKWSGLQLLGLQPGEYIAFGNDANDIPMFQQAARSICVGNHAELMEYASEHVESEESKIIQKLNEMIAEFRNEIKEGSLNRT